From Algoriphagus sp. NG3, the proteins below share one genomic window:
- a CDS encoding TonB-dependent receptor yields the protein MKDKITFNNQLAITVTKSQESPYGSFSDYARMNPYYPKVDDNGNILQVVDSWQRREASGNQLQDVGLNPTYNATLSNSDIENYTQIINSFSTVYQVTPSLRMNAQISLNRMLSDRDKYQSPFSNEFYNYTGDDLKRRGRYDYASANETAIDGNFVASYNKVIGEHFFNASLGANWRSYSSEFKSFTATGFISDRFTNISFANRYEENSSPNGDRSVERMLGVFANINYSIKDKYLFDLATRIDGSSKFGTENKYAPFWAAGIGWNLHNEGFLSDKSYVNRFTIRATTGVTGDVSFPSYMSKTTYEYRNDWYSTGVGAVSLGYGNESLKWQRTRNYDLGLEVSLFNNRIYLLPRYYYRNTEDVLADIIVPSSVGFGSYKANLGTMENKGFEVLFRTNVVQGAGGWFVGLFANIAHNKNTIKKISESLKKYNDEVDEGQGGAPLLRFREGESLNTIYAVPSLGIDPENGRELYVKKDGTITYEYDAKDNVPVGDSSPLIDGTFGTNISYKNFFLSVNFYTKLGGDLYNQTLVDRVENADPRYNADRRVLSERWQQPGDIAFFKDIAIRENTNASSRFLQADNAVELRSANLSYESYGKLAKDLKMQSLKFTVTMNDIWRWAPVKLERGIQYPFARMVTFSVQARF from the coding sequence TTGAAAGATAAAATCACTTTCAATAATCAACTGGCAATCACGGTAACAAAAAGTCAAGAGTCTCCTTATGGCAGTTTTTCCGACTATGCAAGAATGAATCCCTATTATCCTAAAGTGGACGATAATGGCAATATTCTCCAAGTGGTGGATAGCTGGCAGCGACGAGAGGCCAGCGGCAATCAGCTACAGGATGTGGGTCTAAATCCCACCTACAATGCTACCCTGAGCAATTCTGATATTGAGAATTACACGCAGATTATCAATTCGTTTTCCACTGTTTACCAGGTTACGCCAAGTTTGCGTATGAATGCGCAGATCAGTTTGAACAGAATGCTTTCGGATAGGGATAAATACCAATCACCTTTTAGCAATGAATTCTACAACTATACTGGTGATGACCTTAAAAGGAGAGGGCGGTATGATTATGCAAGTGCAAATGAGACTGCTATAGATGGGAATTTTGTGGCATCGTACAATAAAGTAATTGGCGAACATTTTTTCAATGCATCCCTGGGTGCCAACTGGAGATCCTACAGTAGTGAGTTCAAGAGCTTTACTGCGACAGGATTCATAAGTGACAGATTCACAAATATTTCTTTTGCCAATCGCTATGAAGAAAATTCCTCTCCAAATGGGGATAGGTCTGTAGAGCGAATGCTGGGAGTTTTTGCCAATATTAATTACTCTATCAAGGATAAATACCTCTTTGATCTAGCCACCCGAATAGATGGATCCTCAAAATTTGGAACCGAAAACAAATATGCTCCCTTTTGGGCGGCCGGTATTGGTTGGAACCTGCATAATGAGGGTTTTTTATCTGATAAATCTTATGTTAATAGATTCACAATAAGGGCTACCACGGGTGTTACCGGAGATGTTTCTTTTCCATCCTACATGTCCAAAACCACTTATGAATATAGAAATGACTGGTATTCTACCGGCGTAGGTGCTGTGAGTCTGGGTTATGGAAACGAGTCATTGAAATGGCAAAGAACGCGAAACTATGATCTTGGTCTTGAGGTTTCGCTTTTCAATAATAGGATTTACCTCCTGCCGAGGTACTATTATAGAAATACCGAAGATGTGCTGGCGGATATCATCGTACCGTCATCTGTTGGGTTCGGTTCTTATAAAGCCAATCTTGGTACGATGGAGAATAAGGGTTTTGAGGTTTTGTTTAGAACCAATGTGGTCCAAGGGGCAGGTGGTTGGTTTGTAGGGCTCTTTGCAAATATCGCACATAACAAGAATACCATCAAAAAAATCTCCGAATCGCTGAAGAAGTATAACGATGAGGTTGACGAAGGTCAGGGAGGTGCGCCATTATTGAGATTTCGTGAGGGAGAATCCTTGAACACTATTTATGCAGTTCCTTCTTTGGGCATTGACCCGGAAAATGGAAGAGAACTTTATGTAAAAAAAGATGGGACAATTACCTACGAATACGATGCGAAAGACAATGTACCTGTGGGTGATAGTTCGCCTCTAATCGACGGAACCTTCGGCACCAATATCTCTTATAAGAATTTCTTCCTATCAGTTAATTTTTACACCAAGCTGGGTGGGGATCTTTATAATCAGACTTTGGTGGATCGTGTGGAAAATGCTGACCCAAGGTACAATGCAGATAGACGGGTGTTGTCGGAAAGATGGCAGCAACCAGGAGACATAGCCTTCTTCAAGGATATAGCGATCAGGGAAAACACGAATGCCTCCTCCCGGTTTTTGCAGGCGGACAATGCCGTAGAGTTGCGCTCGGCTAATCTGAGCTACGAAAGCTATGGCAAGCTGGCTAAAGATCTGAAAATGCAGAGTCTGAAATTCACGGTGACTATGAATGACATCTGGAGATGGGCTCCTGTGAAGCTGGAACGCGGTATTCAATACCCGTTTGCCAGGATGGTTACATTCTCCGTTCAGGCGAGATTCTGA
- a CDS encoding TlpA disulfide reductase family protein: MKNILATLILALGIYACQPSREQTETDSDHFTIEGDIKGLDVSQVYFMHRDSAGDHKDTLLVDQGKFSVSGTVDEPQFVMIYSDEAMFQKVFYVENRAMKLTGTFDSLLQVDVSGSTIQDDFEILEERIQVHRDSVMKYWNLAQQAVEDGDSVKSVKYQIIADSMYKSEATIRKQFVAEFPNSFASLNELMNYSNEENLEESLVLYAGLSEAVTATKKGKEVATHLDNLDLVKEGKMALPFSQTDVDGSVVSLEDYEGKYVLLEFWASWCGPCRAENPNLRAEYLKYHDKGFNIVGISLDESKEKWLKAVEKDDLPWTQVSDLKGWQNEVAVLYGVRGVPANFLISPEGKIVDKGLRGEVLNAKLKEIFD, translated from the coding sequence ATGAAAAATATTTTAGCTACTTTAATTTTAGCCCTAGGGATTTATGCCTGTCAACCGTCACGTGAACAAACCGAGACGGATTCAGATCACTTTACCATTGAGGGTGATATCAAAGGTCTCGATGTTTCTCAAGTTTACTTCATGCACAGAGACTCGGCAGGGGATCACAAGGACACCTTGCTAGTGGATCAAGGGAAATTCAGTGTTTCAGGCACAGTCGATGAACCCCAATTTGTGATGATTTATTCTGATGAAGCTATGTTTCAGAAAGTATTTTACGTGGAAAATAGAGCGATGAAACTCACGGGAACGTTTGATTCGCTTCTGCAAGTAGATGTAAGTGGATCAACCATTCAAGATGATTTTGAAATTTTGGAAGAACGAATTCAGGTGCATAGGGATTCGGTAATGAAGTACTGGAATTTGGCGCAGCAGGCTGTTGAAGACGGTGATTCAGTGAAATCAGTCAAGTATCAGATTATTGCTGATTCGATGTATAAATCCGAAGCAACAATTAGAAAACAATTCGTAGCGGAATTCCCAAATAGCTTTGCAAGCTTAAATGAATTGATGAATTATAGTAATGAGGAAAATTTAGAGGAATCACTTGTGCTTTATGCCGGCTTGTCGGAAGCTGTCACTGCCACTAAAAAAGGAAAAGAAGTAGCTACCCATTTGGATAATTTGGACTTGGTCAAAGAAGGTAAAATGGCGTTGCCATTTTCTCAAACCGATGTTGATGGATCGGTCGTCAGTTTGGAGGATTATGAAGGAAAATATGTTTTATTGGAGTTTTGGGCCAGCTGGTGCGGGCCATGCCGAGCAGAAAACCCCAACCTCCGGGCGGAGTATCTGAAGTATCATGATAAAGGATTTAATATTGTGGGTATTTCGCTGGATGAGTCCAAAGAAAAATGGTTAAAAGCTGTGGAAAAGGATGACTTGCCTTGGACACAGGTATCAGACTTAAAAGGTTGGCAGAATGAAGTGGCGGTGCTATATGGTGTGCGTGGTGTTCCTGCCAACTTTCTAATCAGTCCTGAAGGAAAAATAGTAGATAAAGGGTTGAGAGGTGAAGTGTTAAATGCGAAGCTTAAAGAGATTTTTGATTGA
- a CDS encoding GMC family oxidoreductase: MSFQIKNSGEAYDVIIVGSGAGGGMASKILSEAGLSVAVVEAGGDFDPAKEEDRTQLRPPWESARRGAGTRIRPFGDFDAAIGGWDIDGEPYTKKNGTEFDWFRSRMVGGRTNHWGRISLRFGPNDFKRASIDGLGHDWPIGYDDLKPYYDKVDKLIGVFGTKEGIYNEPDGFFLPPPKPRLHELYMKKGADKIGVPMIPARLSMLTRPINEERGVCFFCAQCNRACQVYADFSAGTCLVHPAMKKGKVDLYTHSMVRKVTTDDSGKATGVSFVSKVDMKEYKLKSRVVVLGASACESARIMMNSKSKSHPDGLGNSSGMVGRYLHDSTGTDRMAIVPSLMDRERYNEDGVGGMHMYTPWWGDNKKLDFARGYHIEYWGGMSQPAYGSGGSMNSMRQYIKDEFGEPSQNGGYGIGMKKDIRKLYGSTLGMSGRGESVPMYDNYCEIDPNTVDKYGIPVLRFNYNWTDQEVKQAKHMHDTFEEILTEAGGILLGTKPGPETKYGLLAPGRIIHEVGTTRMGDNPSTSVLNSNCQAHDCDNLFVVDAGPFVSQADKNPTWTILALAWRTSDYIVSELKKKNI, from the coding sequence ATGAGTTTTCAAATCAAAAATTCCGGTGAAGCCTATGATGTAATCATAGTAGGTTCCGGTGCTGGAGGTGGTATGGCTTCAAAAATCTTATCTGAAGCCGGTCTATCTGTGGCTGTAGTGGAAGCCGGAGGTGACTTTGACCCCGCTAAGGAAGAAGATCGTACCCAGCTCAGGCCGCCATGGGAATCTGCAAGACGCGGTGCCGGTACCAGAATCCGCCCCTTTGGCGATTTTGATGCGGCTATTGGTGGTTGGGATATCGACGGCGAGCCTTACACCAAAAAAAATGGTACTGAATTCGACTGGTTCCGATCCAGAATGGTCGGAGGAAGAACAAACCACTGGGGAAGGATTTCTCTGCGTTTTGGGCCCAATGATTTCAAGCGGGCCAGTATAGATGGGCTGGGACATGACTGGCCTATTGGATACGATGACCTTAAGCCTTATTACGATAAGGTGGACAAGCTGATTGGTGTCTTTGGAACCAAAGAAGGGATCTACAATGAGCCAGATGGATTTTTCCTTCCTCCTCCTAAGCCGCGTCTGCACGAACTTTATATGAAAAAAGGGGCGGATAAGATCGGTGTACCCATGATCCCTGCACGTCTTTCCATGCTCACTCGTCCAATCAACGAAGAAAGGGGAGTTTGCTTTTTCTGTGCCCAATGCAATAGGGCTTGTCAGGTGTACGCGGATTTCTCTGCAGGAACCTGCTTGGTTCATCCCGCTATGAAAAAAGGTAAAGTGGATCTATACACACATTCAATGGTGAGGAAAGTCACTACTGATGATAGTGGAAAAGCGACAGGGGTTTCTTTCGTGAGTAAAGTTGACATGAAAGAGTACAAACTGAAATCAAGGGTAGTGGTATTGGGCGCATCAGCTTGTGAATCTGCCAGGATCATGATGAACTCCAAATCGAAGTCCCATCCAGATGGTTTGGGAAACAGTTCGGGAATGGTAGGAAGATACTTACATGACTCCACAGGTACAGACCGTATGGCCATAGTACCTAGTTTAATGGACCGCGAGCGGTACAATGAAGATGGAGTAGGAGGTATGCACATGTACACACCATGGTGGGGTGATAATAAAAAACTGGATTTTGCCAGAGGATACCATATAGAATATTGGGGTGGAATGAGCCAGCCTGCCTATGGTAGCGGTGGAAGCATGAATTCCATGCGCCAGTATATCAAGGACGAATTTGGTGAACCCAGCCAGAATGGTGGATATGGGATAGGTATGAAAAAAGACATTCGTAAACTTTATGGTTCCACGCTGGGTATGTCAGGCAGGGGAGAAAGTGTACCTATGTACGACAACTACTGTGAGATCGATCCCAATACGGTAGATAAGTATGGAATTCCTGTTTTGAGATTCAATTACAACTGGACAGACCAAGAAGTAAAGCAGGCAAAGCACATGCATGATACCTTCGAGGAGATCCTCACCGAAGCAGGCGGCATATTACTAGGAACCAAACCAGGCCCTGAAACTAAATATGGTCTTCTGGCTCCAGGGAGAATCATCCACGAAGTCGGGACCACACGAATGGGAGATAATCCTTCCACTTCTGTGTTGAATTCTAATTGTCAGGCACATGACTGTGATAATTTGTTCGTAGTGGATGCAGGGCCTTTCGTATCCCAGGCAGATAAAAACCCAACCTGGACGATTCTGGCCTTGGCTTGGAGAACTTCCGATTACATAGTTTCCGAATTGAAAAAGAAAAATATCTAA
- a CDS encoding RagB/SusD family nutrient uptake outer membrane protein, with protein MKKYLILCSGLLIFSSCQDYLDVRPESQIEKEVLFSTEYGFFEALNGVYVRSTEGDIYGNELTFGSLDVLAQNYSMTNGSNTLAETYAETADFNYLNNSFVTRKNNIWIGLYNAIGNCNLILENIDEKESVFTNALYAPLIKGEAKALRAYLHFDLLRLFAPSFRNNPASPAIPYVINYSTEITPQSTVSEVLDLIIAELLEARTLLESDPILTDSYVVGYTYNNDFDGLPDDGSNEEQGNDLFMQNRRHRMNYYAVCAELARVYLYKNDQENALKYALEVIESGKFPWTDKNDFTADDDELKDRILYKELIFGWYIPARENDLRNRFENIATSTAIVSAEGNIIYETGGVGADDFRFKEWMKQESDGITTKLLFMKYKRDGNSNLHSLIAPALRLSEMYYIAAECSFDTNPEIAWTYFNTVRFNRGIGTEINNEADYEFFISELIKEARKEFYGEGQIFYMYKRLNRDILAHSGGTIAASNRVFVWPMPDDEIVFGNRD; from the coding sequence ATGAAAAAATACCTGATATTATGCTCAGGCCTACTCATTTTCTCTTCATGTCAGGATTATCTGGATGTAAGACCGGAGTCCCAAATTGAAAAGGAGGTTTTGTTTAGTACTGAATACGGTTTTTTTGAAGCACTTAATGGTGTTTATGTAAGGAGTACGGAAGGGGACATATATGGCAACGAACTAACTTTTGGTTCTCTTGACGTTTTGGCCCAGAATTATTCCATGACGAATGGTTCCAATACACTGGCTGAAACCTACGCCGAGACGGCTGACTTCAACTACCTGAACAATTCTTTTGTTACTAGGAAGAACAATATATGGATAGGTCTGTACAATGCTATTGGGAATTGCAACCTCATTCTTGAAAACATCGACGAAAAGGAAAGTGTGTTTACGAATGCGCTTTATGCCCCGTTGATAAAAGGTGAAGCCAAGGCTCTTAGAGCTTACCTGCATTTTGATTTGTTACGGTTGTTCGCACCATCTTTTCGTAATAATCCTGCTTCACCGGCTATTCCTTATGTGATCAATTACTCTACAGAGATTACACCTCAATCCACTGTATCAGAAGTGTTGGATCTGATCATTGCTGAATTACTTGAAGCAAGAACATTATTGGAATCTGATCCAATTTTAACAGATAGCTATGTGGTAGGCTACACTTATAATAATGATTTTGATGGTCTACCGGATGATGGATCCAATGAAGAACAGGGCAACGATCTGTTTATGCAAAACAGAAGGCATCGAATGAATTACTACGCTGTTTGTGCGGAGTTGGCAAGGGTGTACTTGTATAAAAACGACCAGGAGAATGCGCTCAAATATGCATTGGAGGTTATTGAATCAGGCAAGTTTCCGTGGACAGATAAAAATGATTTTACGGCGGATGACGATGAACTCAAAGATCGGATTCTATACAAAGAATTGATTTTCGGATGGTATATACCTGCCAGGGAAAATGATCTGAGAAACAGGTTTGAAAACATTGCCACCAGTACAGCTATCGTGTCAGCAGAAGGTAATATCATCTATGAAACAGGTGGCGTAGGGGCGGATGACTTCAGGTTTAAAGAATGGATGAAGCAAGAAAGTGATGGGATCACAACAAAACTCTTGTTTATGAAATACAAACGTGACGGAAATTCGAATCTACATAGCCTGATAGCACCAGCATTGCGATTGAGCGAGATGTATTACATCGCCGCAGAGTGCAGTTTTGACACAAATCCGGAAATTGCCTGGACATACTTCAATACAGTGAGGTTTAATCGCGGTATAGGTACTGAGATTAATAATGAAGCTGATTATGAGTTTTTTATATCTGAGTTAATTAAAGAGGCTCGTAAGGAGTTTTACGGAGAAGGCCAGATATTCTACATGTACAAGAGATTGAACCGGGATATTTTGGCCCATTCGGGTGGGACTATTGCTGCTAGCAATCGGGTCTTTGTCTGGCCTATGCCCGATGATGAAATTGTTTTTGGAAACAGAGATTGA
- a CDS encoding PKD-like family lipoprotein — translation MKPYLILSILCCLFLATSCYEDLGSYNYDLPEEPVVIGVADSVFQVSVGDSLRIHPKLEHSMAETDNFSFEWQITIAEEMRHETYIGKNLDIQFGFKAGRYSGIYSVLDNSNGMKYFYPFTIECQTQFSKGIVTLCDDNGQGKLAFVKPDSTVINNLYESLNSGSLPNNPFQLVPIVNQANTNTGLTKYWFLGKDEVNPGIGINANTMFFEATLEDNFFSPPTSIMPDYVYPTMLGSSTGVFNNKLYLGTTSTQDISPDYGRYGNAIAGDYSLARSYIYVDFQYYLGFDIKHYRFVRFASSGAYYGVDYKVDTVGTGFDPKRPGLVSYSHMLYLNGATSYAYGVDSANSFVEFKFMLNGDTFVTDYVRDFARPDLIGESNIWIGNQLGIIYFTSNDKIYRYNPINEEIRALSADFGGKKVTMIKFVPNSNYLIAGTEGSLYYLDIGTGKGGDIAHQIDGFIGAPVDVYIRE, via the coding sequence ATGAAACCATATTTAATCTTATCCATATTGTGCTGCCTGTTTTTGGCAACCTCATGTTATGAGGACTTGGGAAGCTACAACTATGATCTCCCTGAGGAACCCGTGGTAATTGGTGTTGCCGATTCGGTCTTTCAAGTGTCAGTAGGAGATAGCTTGCGAATACATCCTAAACTGGAGCACAGCATGGCGGAAACGGATAATTTCTCTTTTGAGTGGCAAATTACAATAGCCGAGGAAATGAGACACGAGACCTATATAGGGAAAAATCTGGATATACAGTTCGGATTTAAAGCGGGCAGATATTCCGGTATTTATAGCGTATTGGACAATTCTAATGGAATGAAATATTTCTACCCATTTACTATTGAATGCCAGACACAGTTTTCTAAGGGAATCGTAACGCTATGTGATGATAATGGACAAGGCAAACTTGCATTTGTAAAACCTGATTCCACAGTTATCAACAACTTGTATGAAAGTCTGAATAGTGGATCCCTTCCGAATAACCCGTTTCAACTTGTGCCAATCGTCAATCAGGCAAATACAAATACAGGTCTGACGAAGTATTGGTTTCTAGGAAAGGATGAGGTCAATCCGGGGATAGGCATTAATGCCAATACGATGTTTTTTGAAGCAACGCTCGAGGATAATTTTTTCTCACCGCCAACTTCAATTATGCCAGATTATGTTTATCCAACCATGTTGGGGTCTTCTACAGGGGTATTTAATAACAAATTATATTTAGGAACTACGAGTACACAGGATATTAGCCCGGATTATGGAAGGTATGGTAATGCTATTGCTGGAGATTACTCACTAGCCCGAAGCTATATCTATGTGGATTTCCAGTATTACCTCGGTTTTGATATTAAACATTATCGATTCGTTCGTTTTGCTAGCAGTGGAGCGTATTACGGAGTAGATTATAAAGTAGATACAGTAGGCACTGGGTTTGATCCTAAAAGGCCTGGCTTGGTCTCCTATTCTCATATGCTTTATTTGAATGGGGCAACATCATATGCTTATGGAGTTGATTCTGCAAATAGCTTTGTGGAGTTTAAATTTATGTTGAATGGAGATACTTTCGTGACGGATTATGTACGTGATTTTGCCCGTCCGGATTTGATAGGCGAATCCAATATCTGGATCGGTAATCAATTAGGTATTATCTATTTCACATCAAATGATAAAATCTACCGCTATAATCCAATCAATGAGGAAATCAGGGCTCTCTCGGCTGATTTTGGAGGTAAAAAGGTGACTATGATTAAGTTTGTCCCCAATAGCAATTACCTCATAGCCGGAACGGAAGGAAGTTTATATTATTTGGATATCGGAACCGGAAAAGGAGGAGATATAGCTCATCAAATTGATGGTTTTATAGGTGCTCCAGTTGACGTGTATATACGAGAATAG
- a CDS encoding carboxypeptidase-like regulatory domain-containing protein: MKRKQLYALKDIFNRISMLLTIAMILSIGMANGQVLDKRISISLEQVEIIDFLESLQAMADVRFVYSPSVIPVNKKISPKFNKQKLSEVLNVTLSDFGVDYKEMSGQLVLFKHISEEKKEGEKNFILPVKSPQAKILSGKITDKRGETIVGATIMLKGTGIGTTTDVDGFFKFSIPEENEEDVLVVSFIGYKVQNVKIGDQSIFQITLEEEVGQLSEVVVNGYSEIRKESFTGTTITISGEDLKQANPTNILAAIQLFDPSFRVTENTSLGSNPNSIPEITVRGSTGLPSNSPESTDGFNLSKASLINNPNLPTFILDGFQVSIQTVFDINFNRIASITLLKDAAAAAIYGSRAANGVVVITTNPPEEGKIHVTYTGDVNISGPDLSVYQLLNAEEKLEYERLAGLYSTTTNTNGNSQNELDMLYYQKKKNVVSGVNSYWLSEPVERSIGSSHSIYAEGGSSTMLYGVSGRYQNMKGVMKGSE; encoded by the coding sequence ATGAAAAGAAAGCAGCTGTATGCTTTAAAGGATATTTTTAATAGAATATCCATGCTATTGACTATAGCCATGATACTTTCCATCGGAATGGCTAACGGTCAGGTATTAGATAAAAGAATTTCTATTTCATTAGAACAGGTCGAGATCATCGACTTTTTGGAGAGCCTTCAGGCTATGGCAGATGTTAGGTTTGTCTATAGTCCATCGGTAATCCCTGTGAATAAAAAGATCTCACCAAAATTCAACAAGCAAAAGCTGAGTGAGGTGCTTAACGTCACCTTATCAGATTTTGGAGTGGATTACAAAGAAATGAGTGGACAGCTTGTTCTTTTTAAACATATATCAGAAGAAAAGAAAGAGGGTGAAAAAAACTTTATCCTTCCGGTCAAATCACCCCAAGCAAAGATCCTTTCCGGAAAAATAACGGATAAAAGAGGAGAAACTATAGTGGGGGCCACTATCATGCTGAAAGGTACTGGCATTGGAACAACTACGGATGTTGACGGATTTTTTAAGTTTTCTATTCCTGAGGAAAATGAAGAGGATGTTCTTGTAGTTTCCTTTATAGGATATAAAGTCCAGAATGTGAAAATCGGAGATCAAAGTATCTTTCAGATTACGCTGGAAGAAGAGGTAGGGCAGTTGAGTGAAGTGGTGGTCAATGGTTACTCTGAGATCAGGAAGGAATCGTTTACCGGGACTACAATCACTATTTCAGGCGAGGATTTGAAGCAGGCCAATCCTACTAATATCCTTGCTGCTATTCAATTATTTGACCCTTCGTTTAGAGTAACGGAAAACACCTCGTTAGGGTCGAACCCAAACTCCATACCGGAAATTACGGTCAGAGGTTCCACAGGGCTTCCAAGCAATAGTCCTGAATCTACTGATGGGTTTAATTTGAGCAAGGCCTCATTGATCAATAATCCAAATCTCCCAACCTTCATATTGGATGGCTTTCAGGTGAGTATTCAAACTGTTTTCGATATTAATTTTAACAGGATTGCTTCTATTACTTTGCTGAAAGATGCCGCCGCTGCCGCTATTTATGGTTCCCGAGCTGCCAATGGCGTGGTAGTCATCACGACCAACCCTCCGGAGGAAGGAAAAATCCATGTCACATATACTGGCGATGTAAATATCAGTGGGCCGGACTTATCGGTTTACCAGTTGCTAAATGCGGAGGAAAAGCTAGAATATGAGCGATTGGCCGGGCTTTATAGCACCACTACCAATACCAATGGGAATAGCCAGAATGAATTGGATATGCTCTATTATCAGAAGAAGAAGAACGTGGTGAGCGGTGTGAATTCCTACTGGTTGTCCGAACCCGTAGAGAGATCCATAGGAAGTTCGCACTCCATTTATGCAGAGGGTGGATCCAGTACGATGCTATATGGAGTGTCAGGAAGATATCAAAACATGAAAGGTGTCATGAAAGGCTCTGAATGA
- a CDS encoding DUF4843 domain-containing protein produces MTRYFTLLILASLSLFSCKDEEELLYHSPDNIFFDFDDDNTNNRDSVFYTFAYNPDLGSDTVFLPVTISGKRVSYERKFNISVVDSATTAISGTHYEPLKSYYIMPADSGQISIPFIMYSDDPILADTSVSVSLVLQSGEDFGVRFPDFIGAKVVFSNRLEKPEWWDLWAGQLGAYSRTKHQLYLISVGNQDLISSYADYLFIPRSLFLIDQLRKFINDPFTWVEAHSEEYSLDKASDQLYYFYSISNPEVKYELTYYPDDAKFYFYNEHNERVTVN; encoded by the coding sequence ATGACAAGATATTTTACCCTACTTATCCTAGCATCTCTCTCCTTGTTTTCTTGCAAGGATGAAGAAGAGCTTTTATACCATTCTCCTGACAATATTTTCTTTGATTTTGATGATGATAACACCAATAACAGAGATAGTGTTTTTTACACTTTTGCTTATAATCCCGATTTAGGATCTGATACGGTTTTCCTTCCGGTGACCATCTCAGGCAAAAGGGTCTCTTATGAAAGGAAATTTAATATATCTGTGGTTGATTCAGCGACTACTGCTATTTCGGGCACCCATTATGAGCCACTGAAATCATACTATATCATGCCTGCGGATTCGGGGCAAATATCCATTCCCTTCATTATGTATAGTGATGACCCCATTCTTGCAGACACTTCAGTGTCAGTCAGTCTTGTGCTTCAAAGTGGTGAGGATTTTGGGGTTCGCTTTCCTGATTTTATTGGCGCCAAAGTGGTGTTCTCCAATAGATTGGAAAAACCGGAATGGTGGGATTTGTGGGCTGGTCAGTTGGGTGCTTATTCCCGTACCAAGCATCAGCTTTATTTGATCTCTGTCGGGAACCAGGATTTGATCTCTTCCTATGCGGATTACCTGTTTATTCCTAGAAGTCTTTTTCTAATAGACCAGCTGAGAAAGTTCATCAATGATCCATTCACTTGGGTTGAGGCTCACTCTGAGGAATATTCCCTGGATAAGGCAAGTGATCAATTGTACTATTTCTACAGTATTTCAAATCCTGAGGTAAAATACGAACTGACTTATTATCCTGATGATGCCAAGTTCTATTTCTACAATGAACACAACGAACGGGTGACGGTAAATTAA
- a CDS encoding serine protease — MKFKFLKFQLILCNMFMFLGLAGYAQQTKKVYESEPGVTIDDAVFQHIDKEAHKLMEERHPERFSTLATQLVNSHVELNLLESFQKEIGGSELYKVNASGVLVVATIYKCDDCPNTHLRAASGFVIAEEGIAVTSYHIFKGDATDENSDLAVVVMDFDGHVYPVKEVLAASFNDDVAIFRFDAMDRKTNVLPLGQDIVPGQDVSIISHPHSMFYSFTTGFATRSYLRNDTKKTSVTADFSQGSSGAPVFDAKGNVVGIVSATLALYNSDQNVQMVSREVIPVSRLKALIN, encoded by the coding sequence ATGAAATTTAAGTTTTTAAAATTCCAATTGATACTTTGCAATATGTTTATGTTTCTTGGGCTTGCTGGCTACGCCCAACAGACAAAAAAAGTTTACGAATCGGAGCCCGGGGTCACTATAGATGATGCCGTTTTCCAACATATCGATAAGGAAGCACATAAGCTTATGGAGGAAAGACATCCTGAAAGGTTTTCTACATTGGCTACTCAACTGGTTAACAGTCATGTTGAACTTAACCTACTCGAATCCTTTCAAAAAGAGATTGGAGGATCTGAACTATATAAGGTAAATGCTTCTGGTGTTCTCGTAGTAGCTACGATATATAAATGTGATGATTGTCCTAATACACATCTACGGGCTGCTTCCGGTTTCGTCATTGCCGAAGAAGGAATAGCTGTGACCAGCTATCATATATTCAAAGGGGATGCTACAGACGAAAATTCTGATTTGGCGGTGGTTGTGATGGATTTTGATGGGCATGTTTATCCTGTGAAGGAGGTTCTTGCGGCAAGCTTCAATGATGATGTTGCCATTTTTAGATTTGATGCCATGGATAGGAAAACGAATGTATTGCCTTTGGGTCAGGATATTGTTCCCGGCCAAGATGTGAGTATCATTTCGCACCCGCATTCCATGTTTTATTCTTTTACGACAGGCTTTGCGACGAGGAGTTACCTTCGGAATGATACAAAAAAGACGAGTGTTACAGCAGATTTCTCTCAAGGGTCGAGTGGTGCTCCAGTGTTTGATGCCAAGGGTAATGTAGTGGGTATTGTGTCTGCCACGCTGGCACTTTACAATTCTGATCAGAACGTCCAAATGGTTTCAAGGGAGGTCATTCCAGTCAGCCGATTAAAAGCCTTAATCAACTAA